The following are from one region of the Quercus robur chromosome 1, dhQueRobu3.1, whole genome shotgun sequence genome:
- the LOC126724408 gene encoding abscisic-aldehyde oxidase-like isoform X1 codes for MAVERETRNNLVFAVNGERFELSTVDPSTTLLEFLRSRTRFKSVKLSCGEGGCGACVVLLSKYDPVLDQVEDFTASSCLTLLCSINGYSITTTEGLGNSKDGFHPIHQRFAGFHASQCGFCTPGMCVSLFAALVNAEKANQSEPSPGFSKLTVSEAEKAISGNLCRCTGYRSIADACKSFAADVDVEDLGLNTFWRKGESKEVKMSRLPFYNRNKEICTFPEFLKKEIRSSMLLDSKGFYWYNPVRVKELQSFLESNETDDGSLIKLVAGNTGMGYYKELEHYDRYIDLRYIPELSSIQRDPKGIEIGATITISKAIEALKEENKGEFHPKSEMVFKKIANHMEKIASGFIRNTASIGGNLMMAQRKNFPSDIATILVAVGSMVYIMTGPTCERIMLEEFLERPPLSSKTLLLNVKIPSWESIKNISSETDTMLLFETYRAAPRPLGNALPYLNAAFLAEVSPCKTSDGIIVNNCQLAFGAYGTKHAIRARQVEEFLAGKILSLDVLYEATKLVKAIVVPEDGTSYPAYRSSLAIGYLFDFFSPLIDNGGKISNVLLEGYIKNVNAYKINQNHVQLAHDNLPSLLSSGKQVIELSEEYHPVGEPITKSGAAIQASGEAFYVDDIPSPENCLHGTFIYSTKPLAWVKGIQFQPKPLPDGVASIITFKDIPKGGENIGSKNIFGAEPLFAEELTQCAGQRLAFVVADTQKHADKAIKFAVVDYDLENLEPPILSVEEAVKRSSLFEVPPMFYPKQVGDISKGMAEADHKILSAEVKLGSQYYFYMESQAALAIPDEDNCMVVYSSSQVPEWTHVVIARCLGVPEHNVRVITRRVGGAFGGKAIKAMPVATACALAAHKLRRPVRIYLDRKTDMIMAGGRHPMKITYSVGFKSNGKITALQLEILINAGLSPDISPIMPHNILGPLKKYDWGALSFDIKVCKTNHSSKSAMRAPGEVQGSFIAEAVIEHVASTLSMDADSVRSINLHTYNSLNLFYESNADEPLEYTLPSIWDKLAMSSSLHQRTEMVKEFNRDNKWRKRGISRIPIVHEFSVRPTPGKVSILSDGSIVVEVGGIELGQGLWTKVKQMAAFGLSSIQCDGVGDLSDKVRVIQSDSLSLIQGGFTAGSTTSESSCEAVRLCCNILVERLRPLRERLQDQMGSIKWEMLIDQAYMLSVNLSASSFFVPDLTSMQYRTYGAAVSEVEVNILTGETTILQTDIIYDCGQSLNPAVDLGQIEGAFVQGVGFFMLEEYLTNSDGLVVAEGTWTYKIPTLDTIPKQFNVEIHKSGHHQKRVLSSKASGEPPLILAASVHCATRAAIKEARKQLLSWSGKDECSSTFQLEVPATMPVVKEHCGLKSVERYLEWRMGRK; via the exons ATGGCGGTGGAGAGAGAAACCAGAAACAATCTAGTTTTTGCTGTAAATGGAGAGAGGTTTGAGCTCTCCACTGTTGACCCTTCAACTACTTTGCTTGAGTTCTTGCGTTCCAGAACTCGCTTCAAGAGTGTCAAGCTCAGCTGTGGTGAAG GTGGTTGTGGTGCTTGTGTTGTTTTACTGTCAAAGTATGATCCTGTGCTTGATCAGGTTGAGGATTTTACAGCAAGTTCATGTCTTACTCTACTTTGCAGCATAAATGGATATTCTATTACAACAACTGAAGGCCTTGGAAATAGCAAAGATGGGTTCCACCCAATTCATCAAAGGTTCGCTGGTTTCCATGCTTCTCAATGTGGGTTTTGTACTCCTGGAATGTGTGTTTCACTCTTTGCAGCTCTGGTCAATGCTGAAAAGGCCAATCAATCAGAGCCCTCTCCTGGATTCTCCAAGCTGACAGTTTCTGAAGCTGAAAAGGCTATTTCAGGAAACCTTTGTCGCTGTACTGGATATAGATCAATAGCTGATGCCTGCAAGAGTTTTGCGGCTGATGTTGATGTGGAGGATTTGGGGCTCAACACTTTTTGGAGAAAGGGAGAGAGTAAGGAAGTAAAGATGAGTAGATTACCTTTCTATAACCGTAACAAAGAGATTTGTACATTTCCTGAGTTCCTGAAGAAGGAAATCAGGTCTTCCATGCTTTTGGATTCTAAAGgattttattggtacaatcctGTTAGAGTCAAGGAACTTCAAAGCTTCTTGGAATCTAATGAGACCGATGATGGGAGCTTGATTAAATTAGTTGCTGGCAACACTGGAATGGGTTATTACAAGGAACTAGAACACTATGACAGATATATTGATCTACGGTATATTCCTGAGCTCTCATCGATTCAAAGAGATCCAAAAGGGATTGAGATTGGAGCAACCATCACAATCTCTAAAGCTATTGAAGCTttaaaggaagaaaacaaaGGTGAATTTCACCCAAAGAGTGAGATGGTGTTCAAAAAAATTGCCAACCATATGGAGAAAATTGCTTCAGGCTTCATCCGGAATACAGCTAGTATAGGGGGAAACTTGATGATGGCACAAAGGAAGAATTTTCCTTCTGATATTGCTACGATTCTTGTTGCTGTGGGTTCAATGGTATATATAATGACCGGTCCTACATGTGAAAGGATTATGTTGGAGGAGTTTCTAGAAAGGCCTCCTTTGAGTTCCAAAACTTTACTTCTCAATGTTAAAATCCCATCCTGggaatcaataaaaaatatttcatctgAAACTGACACTATGTTGCTCTTTGAAACCTATCGAGCTGCACCACGACCTCTTGGAAATGCATTGCCCTATTTAAATGCTGCATTCTTGGCTGAAGTTTCTCCATGTAAAACTTCTGATGGAATCATAGTAAATAACTGTCAGCTAGCTTTTGGTGCTTATGGGACTAAACATGCAATTAGAGCAAGACAGGTGGAGGAATTTTTAGCtggaaaaattttaagtttagatGTTCTATATGAAGCTACCAAATTAGTTAAAGCCATTGTGGTACCTGAAGATGGCACTTCCTATCCTGCCTATAGGTCAAGCTTGGCCATAGGTTatctttttgatttctttagcCCCTTAATTGACAATGGTGGTAAAATTTCTAATGTTTTGTTAGAAGGATATATCAAGAATGTTAATGCTTACAAAATAAACCAGAATCATGTTCAGCTAGCTCATGATAACCTCCCAAGTTTGCTATCATCCGGTAAGCAGGTGATTGAATTAAGTGAAGAGTATCATCCAGTTGGTGAGCCAATTACAAAATCTGGAGCTGCCATCCAAGCTTCTG GTGAGGCTttctatgtggatgacattcCTTCACCAGAAAATTGCCTACATGGAACATTCATTTATAGCACAAAGCCTTTGGCATGGGTAAAAGGTATACAATTCCAGCCTAAACCACTTCCAGATGGAGTGGCTTCAATTATTACTTTTAAAGACATCCCGAAAGGTGGAGAGAATATAGGatcaaaaaacatttttggtGCTGAACCTTTATTTGCTGAGGAGCTTACTCAGTGTGCCGGTCAGCGTCTTGCATTTGTG GTTGCAGATACACAGAAACATGCAGATAAAGCTATAAAGTTCGCTGTGGTTGATTATGACTTGGAAAATTTAGAACCTCCAATTCTCTCTGTAGAAGAGGCTGTTAAGAGATCTAGCCTTTTTGAGGTTCCTCCTATGTTTTACCCAAAACAAGTTGGTGATATATCGAAAGGAATGGCTGAAGCTGATCATAAAATTCTTTCTGCTGAG GTTAAACTTGGGTCACAATACTATTTCTATATGGAGTCGCAAGCTGCCCTTGCTATACCAGATGAAGACAACTGCATGGTGGTTTATAGTTCAAGTCAGGTCCCTGAGTGGACACACGTTGTGATTGCAAGATGTCTCGGTGTTCCTGAACATAATGTCCGCGTAATTACGAGAAGGGTTGGGGGAGCATTTGGTGGAAAGGCCATCAAAGCCATGCCT GTTGCTACAGCATGTGCACTTGCAGCACACAAATTGCGTCGCCCTGTCAGGATATATCTTGATCGCAAGACTGATATGATAATGGCAGGAGGAAGGCATCCCATGAAAATAACTTACAGCGTAGGATTCAAGTCTAATGGGAAGATTACAGCATTACAACTTGAAATATTAATTAATGCTGGGTTGTCTCCAGATATAAGTCCAATTATGCCGCATAACATACTAGGTCCACTTAAAAAGTATGACTGGGGTGCTTTATCCTTTGATATAAAGGTATGCAAAACAAATCATTCCAGTAAATCTGCTATGCGGGCACCTGGGGAAGTACAGGGATCATTTATTGCTGAAGCTGTTATTGAACACGTAGCATCTACCCTTTCAATGGATGCTGATTCTGTCAGAAGCATAAATCTCCACACATACAACAGCCTTAACTTATTCTATGAGAGTAATGCAGATGAACCTCTCGAGTATACTTTACCTTCTATATGGGATAAGTTGGCCATGTCATCAAGCTTACACCAGAGAACTGAAATGGTGAAAGAGTTTAATAGGGACAATAAATGGAGGAAAAGGGGCATTTCTCGTATACCTATTGTGCATGAATTTTCTGTAAGACCCACACCAGGAAAAGTAAGCATTTTAAGTGATGGGTCTATTGTTGTTGAAGTCGGTGGGATTGAGCTCGGCCAGGGGCTCTGGACAAAGGTAAAACAGATGGCTGCATTTGGTCTCAGTTCAATCCAATGTGATGGAGTTGGAGATCTGTCGGATAAAGTACGGGTCATTCAGTCTGATAGCTTGAGTTTAATTCAAGGGGGTTTTACTGCTGGGAGCACAACATCTGAGTCAAGCTGTGAAGCAGTGAGGCTTTGCTGCAATATTTTGGTTGAAAGACTCAGGCCACTCAGGGAAAGGTTGCAGGATCAAATGGGTTCCATTAAATGGGAGATGCTTATTGATCAG GCCTACATGCTCTCTGTGAACTTATCAGCAAGTTCTTTCTTTGTCCCTGACCTTACTTCCATGCAATATCGAACCTATGGTGCCGCAGTGAGTGAG GTGGAGGTGAATATTTTGACAGGAGAAACCACAATTTTGCAAACTGATATTATCTATGATTGTGGACAGAGTCTCAACCCTGCTGTGGATTTAGGACAG